ATATGTCTGTTCAGACTTCTACATGGTATCACTGTACACTATATACTGTCTATCACTTATAGTTTAAAGATTGACTTGCAAAAGGACTGACAGAATTTGCAAAATCAATATACTGcaaaaactgtatattttaatgGTATAGTTATAGCTAGTTGTGTTCATCAAAATAGATCTCTATTGTTTCTTACAGAGCAACCATAGCAGGTTGTATTTTATTGAATCAAAGCTAGTGTTTAAGGTAATGAAAAGGTGAGATCATAGATGATAGAAACTTTAGGACGCTGAAATTAGTTAATGAATTGCCACATTTCTGTCATACGCCTCCAGGGCTTGATTAAATTCTTTGCATTCTCTCCATATAAATATCTCTCTGTGCAAACATAAAGATGCCTAGAATCTAGACACGGAAAAACCTGCAGTTAACTCTCTTACACCTCTCATGGTTCCTGAACAACAACATGCacattggcggccaaaagtttggaataatgtacagatttagctcttatggaaagaaattggtacttttattcaccaaagtggtgttcaactgatcacaatgtatagtcaggacattaataacgtgaaaaattattacaatttgaaaaacatttcagatcttaaactacttcaaagagttctcatcaaaaacatCCTCCCAAAATTAcccattccagctgtcagtttgtccagatactcgggtgacatttcaccccacacttccagtagcacttgccatatatgtgactgtcttgtcgggcacttctcgcgcacctcacagtctagctgatcccacaaatgctcaatggggttaagatccataacactcttttccaattatctgttgtccaatgtctgtttctttgtgcactctaaccttttctttttgtttttctgtttcaaaagtgactttttctttgcaattcttcccataaggcctgcacacctgagtcttctctttacatgaaactggtgttgagcgggtagaattcaatgaagctgtcagctgaggacatgtgaggtgtctatttctcaaactagagactctgatgtacttatcctgttgtttagttttacatctggtcttccacatctctttctgtccttgttagagacagttgtcctttgtctttgaagactgtagtgtacacctttgtatgaaatcatcagtttttggcaattcattcctcaaaacaatgattgactgatgagtttctagagaaagctgtttctttttttgccatttttgatctaatattaaccttaagacatgccaatcttttgcataatgtggcaactcaaaaacaaacataaaaacaattttaagcttaatttaacgaaccaaatagctttcaactgtgtttgatataatgccaATTGATTTtgtagaaccaaattagcaatttagcatgattactaaaaaacaaaaaggtattggagtgatggctgctggaaatggggtctgtctatatttgataaaaaatgacttttttcaaatagtgatggtgctgttttatacatcagtaatgtcctgactatactttgtgatcagttgaatgccactttggtaaattaaggaacaaatttccttttgaaacagcaaaatctgtacattattccaaacttgtggcCATCAGTGTAGCTCTAACCAAATGTCAAAATATCCACATAGATTCACCGACATTTCTAGTGGTGGTACTGTGGTGGTACTTTCGTATGTGATACTTTCTTCAAATCTGCATGAAAGTAGGGGTACATCCGATAGTGTTAGACTTTGATCTCGTCTTCCTCATCAAGGTACGTGTATGTTACTCCCCTGAAAGAGTTGTTGGTGTTTGTATTCCTGAGTCCTTCACTCCCATAATGACGTGCCAGAACATCAGCAGCCCTCTTGAAACTCTCTGGCTCCATGCCATGATCTTCAACATCATAGGAACACATCAGATCCCTCACTTTGGACTTTTTTGGTGACTCACCATTTACAAAGTCTGAATGCTTCCACTCTCCACCATACAATCGTGTCCTGCCCTCATTGTCTTCTCGCAGGAGGGAGTCCACCAATGACATGGTTGCATAGGAGTCCACTTCAGAGTTCAGATCATCAGTCAGTCCAAATGAGGGACTGGCCTCATGTGTCTTTTCACTGACAGGGTCGCCCTTTTCCGACATAGGGCTGTCAATTAAGGCAAAGACTTCAGACATAAGGGAGGGACCCAGATCGAAGGTGAAAGAGTTCATGGAGTCAGCAAGACTGACTGAGTCTGAACAGGGAAAGGAGGGGACACCAGTGTCCATAAGCGAGCCTCGGTGGATTTCGGGAGGGCAGGCTGGGGGAGGGCTGCCCTGGGCTGGATGCTCAGTGCGAGACAGCCTTGGCAAGGTGACAAAGCCAGACTCCAAACCTACAAAACAAgaaagaaacacaaaaaaatattagacCTGCATTCATTTCCATCCTGGTTTAGGCGGTTTTATGTTGGTTTCTAATGAATTGCACACTgtagtatttctttattttatttctttcactaTTTTTTGGTGTTGCAATTTTTGTACTGTACTGTATTGTATTTCTTGTTTCTTATTTCTcctattatttaatttacatcTACTGCTTTAACATCTTCCATGTCTCCCAAGGGATTATTATagtcctatcctatcctatcctatcctatccaaTTGCTGGTTTGATGCCAGTCTAGCTGATCATCAGAGACttatgtctctgcagaacaaaaatagaTCCTTTTCAACCGCTTTACATTATATGCCTAATACACTGAGATTCCCTATtttcattggatagttcagaAATGCCTATCCTGGTTTGGAAATGTCCACTGATtgcattgagattccctactttcattggacaGTTGAAAAACTGTGGCACCAGCAAAAAAGTCTGTTCTACTAGTATGATCTTTCTTAAAGTAGTTTACAAACCTTGTGGGGACCCCAAACCTTGTGTGCCCATGAGAGTTTTTATTGTGTGAACTTTTGATTTATGATTTACCTTTTTGAACAACAGATGGCACTAGCACACTGCATTTTAGCATTTGCTGACAGCAGCAACAGAAACTAATAATTTCAGTCATGTGGCCAGACCAGATGCCCTTAATTATGTGAGTTTCGAACTTATAAAGACTTGGCATAGTAAGGGCAGAAATGACTAATTATAGGGAAACTATAAATTTTTTGGATACAGGAAAACACTTCACATTAATGTAAATTGAACTCTAAAGTGGGATTTGTGTTCAGCATTAAAAAACCTCATTCATAGCTCCTGGTCAGAACATTGTTAGTTTTCAGATTGAGTCATTCATTTAACCAGGAGTAACACTTAGTATCcataataaatatccaaataaTTACAACTAcattttttgactttttaaataatttcattaataTCACTAAACAAACTTTATTAATGTCCACAGTCAAAGTTAGAGTCGACAGTAGATGTAAGTTCTGTGTATATTTATAACTTTGTAGGGGTTGTGTTTTTGAATAGGCTAACCTGTAGAGCAGCCAGTGAGGCATGTTTGAGGTATTTGTATGGGTGAGGCATAGGAATTCAGACACAGATCGCTGAACTGTAATGTCTGGGTCTTGTATTCTTGAGTCTGGGATTGCCACAGTTGTGCAAATGGTTAATCAAACACTTTGTTTGATCTGCCTAATGTTTTCCTGGATGACAAAACAGCAATCCACAAACATATTTAATTCAGACAAAATGTGCATCTAAAACACACATTATTTATCTCTGCAACTGTTGTTCATTAAAGGTGAAGTTTTAAaggtgttttcaaacaggtttccccgaACAAACTCCCTGTCTGCTATTGGTTACATATCAGGTTGTCCTGCataaaactcacaccattggttgagccagtgctGCTATGTCTGGCTGATTGAGACGGTCaaccaaacaaagcaatgttttgaaagtgccacagaacCACAGCATTTACACTTTCGGAGGGAATCCATCTATGAATGGATTACTCATAGTTGTTTCTGCACATAAAGCTGGAATaggtaaaattattttaacagtaaaaaattaGTTTCACCTACAAGAGAAATCTTCACAATTATCTTAAGAAAAGCTCAGTTATCCCCAAGCACATTGGGTGTAAGTGCACTACGTTTACATAGTGTATTTTGATCTAATCACCATTACTAATTAAGTGAATCTGACTTAATGAGACTGTAAAATGTAGCTTTGATGTGAACACCGATGGACTCACCATACAAGTATGTGGATGTCTCTggtgttttgggtgaactagggAAAAGTACTTTAACAGGACAACCGTTGGGTGAGTCCACGTCCAGATGGGGGAGGGAGATGGCATTTTTTATGATTGGAGAAATGGGAGGAGGTGGGGGTGACAGGTCCTTTGAGCCAACGCAGGGCTTGTTTGGGGTCTTGCGGACATGGCGAAGTGTGCGGGAGAAGAAACCTTCATTCTTCTCTGAGGTGGAGGAAGTGTCTCCATCTGCATTACTTCCTGCTCCACCATGGTTACTGAGGAACGAAGTGTCCCCAAACACGTCCCCTCCGCGGCCCACATGCATGGTGTGGCGGAAGTCACCCAGTGGGGGGCTGATCATGTCCGGAGTGAGGTCACCTTTAAAGCGACGCTTTCCTGAGGAGTGGGACACCAGACCCTTCAGGCCAGAGAGCTTGCCCAAGTTCATGGTTTCTCCAGGTAGAAATTGTAGGTACTACCGTCCACAATACAAAACCTATCTAAAAATGGTGAGAAAGGTATCCAAATATATTCGTTTCACCCTTGCATCAGAACtacacagaataaaacatttgaaagctGCAGTTGATTGTAATGTTTCTTCTTACAGTTTTTCAAAAAGTAGACACTTTCAGCTGTGTCCCGTTTTTGCCACTGGTCTTTGTTCATATCCAGAAAGATTCAGTGAAGATAAATGTGAGCTGAAAATATGCATGTCTCCAATTCCTGAAAACCTCTGGTGCATATGTGGTCAGAGATTCTGGGCTTTACAGTTGTTCTGGGAAGAAAAAATCAGCTCAGAAATAAATTCAGCTTTAGCTGCATATATCTATGTGGTTAAGAACTGAGACCATGTACTCCTTCTTCAGTAAGGTCCAGAAGGTCTGCTGCTACAAGTTCTGTAAGATCAAATGTTAACAAAATATATAagaattttttttccatacaaatgAAGTGATTCTGTGTTTATTTTATGAGAAGTTAGCACTGAAATATTAAATTATCAACTTTTTGATGtgaaagtttatttaaaaataaataaaattcagacTGCTTTGACTCCTCTGACATTCACCTTGaaatgtggcaaaaaaaaaaaaaagaaattaagaatTATTTTAAGCATTTCCAGTATCTTGGTCATTAACTTGTAGGTCATCTTGTTTAAAAAGCTTTTTAACAAGGCAATTTTCATAAATATTTAGCAAAAGCAGTAATTACAAGCCATTCTTTCATTTATGAGCTTTCCACTGTAACATGCCACCCACATTTAGTCTGACTTTATTAGTAGTTTATTCAATCTTTTGTGGGATTGCATCAGCTCTCAGCAGTcttttaatttgtgtttaaatCCTTGAGAATCCCTTTAAAGGAATGAGTTCTTATGTCTCATTCCATCAATTTATGACAAGGTCTGTTCTGTCTATGTTGTGCGTTTGACCCTAAATTACCACTAAAGAGCACTTAGCTTGTGTAATAAGCACACACCATTTAGCCAAACCCTTTATCTAATTAGTGTCAGATCATAAATCACATCCAACCTGCTATTTGGACCTGGGAGAAACTCTAGAAACATCATCCTTCACTATTCCCACTCACTTTGAAAAACATACAATGGTAACATACCTGAATCAACCCTTTGTCTAATCAGTGTGACTGTATGCTTTCTTAATCCAAGTTCATTCAGTGACCTCAGCCCTGCACCCTGCTGCTGTGTGAGTCTGGCTCAATCCCAAACCCTCCAGACAGGCTTGTTGCTTTATCCCTGCACATGTACTCATATGCTGAGCGGAGCCACTCGGTCCTCATACTCTTCCACTCCTACTGGCCTCTGCTCCTGATCCTTTGTTTTGAGAGATACGCAAATCCAGCGACCCCGCTATACAGGAACCCCCCGGGGGAGATAAAGGtgtctttaaaatacagtaaattagATGTAATAATCAGGGGCAATAGTGTGTCTTGAGGGAGGCTCCTTAAGGATTGATCATGTCCAGGATTAGCCCCAAATCCCTCTTCCCTTCCTTCTCCCCAAACCCCCCTCTGCTGGCTTTAGTCCACTCAGCTGTCCTGGTTTGGAGGATTTCTTGTCAAATCAACAAACCTCCTGtatgagagagtgagacagatgtAGCACAGATCACGATCaacaacaattaaattaattttgctCATATTAGGTCAACATGGTAGATTTTTCCTTGTATGTTTTTGTGTACAGTTCCAGATCTGTGGTCTAAAATGACATTGTACCCCAACTATACTTTTAACATCTTCTGAGAAATGCCAATAGTTGGGGAAATGCGGTTGAACACAGGGGTCTTAAACAGGGTCCATGGTGGTACTGTGGTGGAACCACCAATTATTGTTGGATCTCAGTTTaaattgaaagaaaaaataaaaatactttgtgctaaataatattagaatattaAGTTAACTTTAACCAAAGCTGAAGTTAAGAGGCTAAAGTGCAGTTAAAGGTTTAATTGTCCCACCCACATTATGTATGGAGTAAAATTTAAATATACTCTTATGTACAAGTACTGTAATGTACAAGAAGTATATCAATCTGCACATCAGTAATGACGATTTCAATGTCTTTGCAATGTAAGGCtttaacaaattaaattcattACGATGATAATATATACATGTTATTAAAGGCCATCCTTCAAGTGCAACACTCAATTATATTCAATACGTAACAGGGGACCCTGCTTTGTTGCACTATTTACCAAGGAGTCCTTGGCCTAAGAAAGGTTGAAGAACCTTGTGCTAAACATAATATAACCCAATGTTTCCATCTGGTACATTGACATTTACCAGGGCTGCTGTTGCCTCTTGACATGACAAATAGCCATAGACAAAAACACACTGTCTAGAATTTGGGTAGCTGTTGCTATTTATTACAAACAATGCAATTATGTCTGGAAAATGGCTGTGCATTGTTTGAATGAAGAAGATGTGCATGTCAACCCCGTAAACCACAGTCTAATAGAACCCGTGTGTGTAAATGCATTCCTGGGAGAAATATCTCTGCACTCTGTCTATTGCAGACAGCCAGTACAGTACCCACATCTCAGATTGGAAACATGTTTCAATTTGCCTCCTCTTTCTCTCGGTGGGATTGCCAGTCTTTCTGCATATGAGCATAAGGCTGCATTCAAGTTCACTGAAAAAACTGATCCATCTGATCACTTTAATAGCACTTGCATTTCGCAACCCTCAACTGCAGATTCATAATATTATGTCACTGAAATAAGTGATTTGAACAAACATTGTCCTTTTGGGTGAAATTTTTTTCAATAAGTGCTGTTTGTTAATCTTTTCCTAAATTTCCCCTTTCCCCCAAACAATATCTTGATCAGTTAGTCTACACTACTTTGTAAC
This window of the Xyrauchen texanus isolate HMW12.3.18 chromosome 40, RBS_HiC_50CHRs, whole genome shotgun sequence genome carries:
- the LOC127633495 gene encoding cdc42 effector protein 1-like, whose translation is MNLGKLSGLKGLVSHSSGKRRFKGDLTPDMISPPLGDFRHTMHVGRGGDVFGDTSFLSNHGGAGSNADGDTSSTSEKNEGFFSRTLRHVRKTPNKPCVGSKDLSPPPPPISPIIKNAISLPHLDVDSPNGCPVKVLFPSSPKTPETSTYLYGLESGFVTLPRLSRTEHPAQGSPPPACPPEIHRGSLMDTGVPSFPCSDSVSLADSMNSFTFDLGPSLMSEVFALIDSPMSEKGDPVSEKTHEASPSFGLTDDLNSEVDSYATMSLVDSLLREDNEGRTRLYGGEWKHSDFVNGESPKKSKVRDLMCSYDVEDHGMEPESFKRAADVLARHYGSEGLRNTNTNNSFRGVTYTYLDEEDEIKV